The Intestinibaculum porci DNA window TCACTCACATAGCTTGAGGGATCAATGAGGTTTATGCAGGTATAGCCTAATTCTTTGGCTTTCTTATAGAGTTCATCACGCAAAGTATTATTGCCTATTGACACGTGTATTGTATCATAGTTTGTCCTTAATTGCTTTAAATCTTGCATAGTTCCTAATGCTTTTTCATTGTGGTCATCAATAAAATTGATTTTATTGAATATATGCATATGTTTAGCGACTTCCTGACAGACATAACCATGTCCACCCATACCGATAATTAATAAGTTCATATTTTGCACCTATTATTTCTTTCTTCTCGTAATATAGTAATCGTGCGTCGATACACGCTGCTCTTCAGGTGGTAACTGCATATAGTCACCATATTCTGTTGTAAGAAGTTCATGATAATGTTCAGGTGCATTTAACATATGTCCAGCAAATTCAATTTTAACTGGTTTGCCAAACCACTCTCTTCGATATTGAGTAAATTCTTCTGTCCACGCTGGACACCCAATATAAGTATCTGTATCTTTTGAATACTGTTTTAGAACTGCATCAACTTCCTGATTGACATGCTGAGGATAATCTTTACCCTTTTTAACTTTAAGCATTACATGCTTTGGAAATTTACCTAATGTTTTATACCACTGACTACTGCTTTTACCAGATAAATACATACTATAGTTTCTGTTGATACTGATAATTTTATTAAATACAGACTCCCACGAGCGATCATTGCCTT harbors:
- a CDS encoding LicD family protein codes for the protein MEKLTMSEIQKESLKVLLKIDEICEKEGLVYYLAYGTLIGAVRHHGYIPWDDDVDIWMPRKDYEAFKKYFLEHEEELKPFKYCCRENTKNYEYYIPRISNMDFAYHTTKKGKKPFDIGVFVDIYPLDGEGNDRSWESVFNKIISINRNYSMYLSGKSSSQWYKTLGKFPKHVMLKVKKGKDYPQHVNQEVDAVLKQYSKDTDTYIGCPAWTEEFTQYRREWFGKPVKIEFAGHMLNAPEHYHELLTTEYGDYMQLPPEEQRVSTHDYYITRRKK
- a CDS encoding PglD-related sugar-binding protein produces the protein MNLLIIGMGGHGYVCQEVAKHMHIFNKINFIDDHNEKALGTMQDLKQLRTNYDTIHVSIGNNTLRDELYKKAKELGYTCINLIDPSSYVSESAKLGEGVLIEPNAIVNANTVIGDGTIISVGTIIDHNAVIENYCHINAGAICKAGSHVQAYTKVDAGEVIKGY